One window from the genome of Tolypothrix sp. NIES-4075 encodes:
- a CDS encoding GxxExxY protein, with the protein METNRQDAKDAKRREPSEEVDGLAYAVIGAAIEVHRLLGPGFLEEVYHKALKVEFEMRGIPHKFKHPVAVTYKGHPIGEGQLDFLVGDVLIIELKAVQNLAPIHESQVMSYLKMTKHPLALLINFNVPILKQGIKRIILF; encoded by the coding sequence ATGGAAACGAACCGCCAAGACGCCAAGGACGCCAAGAGAAGAGAACCAAGTGAGGAAGTGGATGGGTTAGCGTATGCTGTGATTGGTGCAGCGATTGAGGTGCATCGGCTGTTGGGACCTGGGTTTTTGGAGGAGGTGTATCATAAGGCGCTGAAAGTGGAATTTGAGATGCGGGGCATACCTCACAAATTTAAGCATCCAGTAGCAGTAACTTACAAAGGACATCCCATTGGCGAGGGACAATTGGATTTTCTCGTTGGCGATGTTTTAATAATTGAATTGAAAGCCGTTCAAAACCTAGCCCCCATCCACGAATCCCAAGTAATGTCCTACCTCAAAATGACCAAACATCCCCTTGCCCTCCTCATCAACTTCAACGTCCCCATCCTCAAACAAGGCATCAAACGCATTATCCTCTTCTAA
- a CDS encoding valine--tRNA ligase produces MTATNSNLPSLYDPFSTEAKWQKFWEENQIYKADPNKGGEPYCIVIPPPNVTGSLHMGHAFESALIDTLVRYHRMKGCNTLWLPGTDHASIAVQAILENQLKAEGKTRYDLGREKFLERAWQWKGESGGAIVNQLRRLGVSVDWSRERFTLDEGLSKAVLEAFVQLYEEKLIYRGEYLVNWCPASQSAVSDVEVENQEVNGHLWHFRYPLTDGSGDVEVATTRPETMLGDTAVAVNPNDERYKHLIGKTVTLPIMKREIPIIGDEFVDPTFGTGCVKITPAHDPNDFEMGKRHNLPLINIMNKNGTLNENAREFQGQDRFEARKNVVSRLETDGFLVKVEDYKHTVPYSDRGKVLVEPLLSTQWFVKIRPLADQALEFLDEKNSPEFVPQRWTKVYRDWLVKLKDWCISRQLWWGHQIPAWYAISETDGEIKDNTPFIVAKSEAEAWDKAKSQFGENVKLQQDPDVLDTWFSSGLWPFSTLGWPEQTQDLATYYPTSTLVTGFDIIFFWVARMTMMGKHFTGKMPFKDVYIHGLVLDENGQKQSKSKGNGIDPLLLIDKYGTDALRYAMIKEVAGAGQDIRLEYNREKDESASVQASRNFANKLWNAARFVMMNLDGQTPQQLGKPESLELSDRWILSRYNQVINQTSNYISNYGLGEAAKGLYEFIWGDFCDQYIELLKSRLQKDADPASRKLAQQTLAYVLEGILKLLHPLMPHITEEIWQTLTQQPEESPQTISLQTYPEVETSSIDPALEEQFELLIGTIRTIRNLRAEADVKPGVKVTVNLQSDSTKERQILTAGQAYIKDLAKVETLTIAGEHQQTVADKTSFKGLKTIALIIVVLVFTRLAFVVADEINDIPILGTFFQMVGLGYTTWFVSQNLVTAKARQKLWGAWFKPTTETNMRVIESPHSQDTTEAIAGVFGTVQVLLPLTGVVDIDALSGKIQKRLSKIEGEINSLTTRLNNPKFVDKAAAEVVQATRDALAEAEKQAEILRDRLRSLA; encoded by the coding sequence ATGACCGCAACAAATTCAAATCTCCCCAGTCTCTACGATCCCTTCTCCACCGAAGCCAAATGGCAAAAGTTTTGGGAAGAAAACCAAATTTACAAAGCAGACCCCAACAAAGGTGGCGAACCCTACTGCATCGTGATTCCCCCGCCGAATGTCACCGGCAGTTTACATATGGGTCATGCTTTTGAAAGTGCGCTAATTGATACTTTAGTGCGCTACCACCGCATGAAGGGATGCAACACCCTATGGCTACCCGGAACTGACCATGCCAGTATCGCCGTACAAGCAATTCTGGAAAATCAACTTAAGGCAGAGGGTAAAACTCGCTACGATTTAGGACGTGAGAAGTTTCTAGAACGCGCTTGGCAGTGGAAGGGGGAGTCTGGGGGGGCAATTGTTAATCAGTTGCGACGCTTGGGTGTTTCGGTTGACTGGTCGCGGGAACGGTTTACCTTAGATGAGGGTTTATCGAAAGCTGTTTTGGAAGCTTTTGTCCAACTCTACGAGGAAAAGCTGATTTATCGGGGTGAGTATTTGGTAAACTGGTGTCCGGCTTCGCAGTCGGCGGTGTCTGATGTGGAGGTGGAAAATCAAGAGGTTAATGGTCATCTTTGGCACTTCCGCTATCCGCTAACTGACGGTTCTGGTGATGTGGAAGTGGCGACGACGCGACCAGAAACGATGCTGGGTGATACGGCTGTGGCGGTTAATCCTAATGATGAGAGATATAAGCATTTAATTGGCAAAACTGTCACTCTGCCAATTATGAAGCGAGAAATTCCGATTATTGGCGATGAGTTTGTTGACCCGACTTTCGGCACCGGTTGCGTTAAGATCACTCCGGCACATGACCCAAATGATTTTGAAATGGGTAAGCGCCACAATCTGCCGTTGATCAATATTATGAATAAAAATGGGACTCTCAACGAAAATGCTCGAGAGTTCCAAGGACAAGACCGCTTTGAGGCGAGAAAAAATGTAGTTTCTCGCTTGGAAACTGACGGCTTTTTGGTGAAGGTGGAGGATTATAAGCATACCGTTCCTTATAGCGATCGCGGAAAAGTCCTCGTTGAACCTCTGCTTTCTACTCAGTGGTTTGTCAAAATTCGCCCCCTCGCAGATCAAGCGCTGGAATTTCTCGATGAGAAAAATTCCCCGGAGTTTGTCCCCCAACGTTGGACTAAGGTTTATCGTGATTGGTTGGTCAAGTTAAAAGATTGGTGTATTTCTCGCCAATTATGGTGGGGACACCAAATCCCCGCTTGGTACGCTATCAGTGAAACCGACGGCGAAATCAAGGATAATACACCGTTTATTGTCGCCAAATCAGAAGCCGAAGCTTGGGATAAAGCTAAATCACAATTTGGGGAAAATGTCAAGCTACAACAAGATCCAGATGTGTTGGATACTTGGTTTTCTTCGGGATTGTGGCCCTTTTCAACTTTAGGATGGCCCGAACAAACTCAGGATTTAGCGACTTATTACCCTACCAGCACCCTTGTAACTGGTTTTGATATCATCTTTTTCTGGGTAGCCAGAATGACAATGATGGGTAAGCACTTTACCGGAAAAATGCCATTTAAAGATGTTTACATCCACGGGTTGGTGTTGGATGAAAATGGGCAGAAGCAGTCTAAGAGTAAAGGTAATGGCATCGATCCGCTATTGCTGATTGACAAATATGGCACTGATGCTTTACGCTACGCGATGATTAAGGAAGTAGCGGGTGCAGGTCAAGATATCCGCTTGGAGTACAATCGCGAAAAAGATGAATCAGCATCGGTGCAAGCATCACGCAACTTTGCTAACAAGTTGTGGAATGCAGCGCGGTTTGTAATGATGAATTTGGATGGTCAAACTCCGCAACAATTGGGTAAACCAGAATCTCTAGAATTAAGCGATCGCTGGATTCTCTCTCGTTACAACCAAGTTATTAACCAAACCTCCAATTACATCAGTAACTACGGTTTAGGTGAAGCTGCAAAAGGACTTTATGAATTTATCTGGGGTGATTTCTGCGACCAGTATATTGAACTGCTGAAATCTCGCTTGCAAAAAGATGCCGATCCCGCATCGCGCAAACTAGCGCAGCAAACCTTAGCATATGTGCTGGAAGGCATTCTAAAACTACTTCATCCCTTAATGCCTCACATCACTGAGGAAATTTGGCAGACTCTCACCCAACAACCAGAAGAATCACCGCAAACTATATCTTTACAAACCTATCCAGAAGTGGAGACAAGTTCAATTGATCCAGCTTTAGAAGAACAGTTTGAACTGCTAATTGGTACTATCCGCACAATTCGGAATTTGCGAGCAGAAGCGGATGTGAAACCTGGGGTAAAGGTAACGGTGAATTTGCAAAGCGACAGTACCAAAGAACGGCAAATTCTCACCGCAGGACAAGCTTACATTAAAGATTTGGCAAAGGTTGAGACTTTAACTATAGCTGGCGAACATCAGCAAACCGTAGCTGATAAAACATCTTTTAAAGGTTTGAAGACAATTGCTTTGATTATTGTGGTGCTTGTTTTTACTAGGTTGGCTTTCGTTGTTGCGGATGAAATTAACGACATTCCTATTTTAGGAACTTTCTTTCAAATGGTTGGTCTTGGTTATACAACTTGGTTTGTCAGCCAAAATTTAGTGACGGCTAAAGCTAGACAAAAGTTATGGGGTGCGTGGTTCAAGCCGACTACTGAAACGAACATGCGGGTGATAGAATCACCACACTCACAAGATACTACTGAAGCGATCGCCGGGGTATTTGGTACAGTACAAGTGCTACTTCCCCTAACTGGCGTGGTAGATATAGACGCATTAAGTGGCAAAATACAAAAACGCCTCAGCAAAATAGAAGGGGAAATTAACTCACTCACTACTCGGTTAAACAATCCCAAATTTGTGGATAAAGCCGCTGCTGAGGTAGTGCAAGCAACGCGGGACGCTTTAGCAGAAGCTGAAAAACAAGCAGAAATTTTGCGCGATCGCCTGCGTAGTTTAGCATAA